The following are from one region of the Dehalococcoidia bacterium genome:
- a CDS encoding glycosyltransferase family 2 protein: MKLRNSPDPELSLIVPTYCEGQRIATLIERVHRSLSSYSYELIVVDDNSPDGTSELAQSLSKDYPVRVITRTDERGLASAVVEGFKQARGGILGVIGADLQHPPEVVPELLKKVRSGAEVVIASRYVEGGGSEGWSMKRKIISRASKMLAVLLLPSIRGIKDPLSGFFLLRREVIGSVELSPTGHKILLEIIVKGKAREIAEVPYIFREREKGKSNLKIGEGINYLKHLYCLARSGGTIRFIKFCFVGASGTFVCLGLLSLFTEVVGLFYIISSAISYETSIITNFVLNDTWTFRDRRSPGMRKFLYRGLKFNMVSLVGLGIHMAILWFFTEVVGLFYLISAIFAIAGAMFWNFFINTLWTWRAKPHGGPT; encoded by the coding sequence ATGAAATTACGGAATTCACCAGATCCTGAGCTTTCCTTGATAGTGCCTACATATTGCGAGGGGCAGAGAATCGCTACATTAATCGAGAGGGTCCACCGTTCTTTATCGAGCTACAGCTATGAGCTTATCGTGGTTGATGATAACAGTCCGGATGGGACCTCGGAGCTTGCCCAAAGCCTCAGTAAAGATTACCCAGTTAGAGTGATAACCAGGACGGATGAGAGGGGCCTGGCTTCAGCGGTAGTTGAAGGATTCAAGCAGGCCAGGGGAGGGATTCTGGGGGTGATAGGTGCCGATTTACAGCATCCGCCGGAGGTGGTGCCTGAACTACTAAAGAAGGTGAGGAGCGGAGCGGAGGTCGTTATCGCAAGTCGTTACGTCGAAGGTGGTGGCAGCGAAGGCTGGAGCATGAAGAGGAAGATCATATCAAGGGCATCTAAGATGTTGGCGGTCCTTCTCCTGCCCTCGATCAGAGGGATTAAAGACCCCTTATCGGGTTTCTTCCTCTTGAGGAGGGAGGTAATCGGTAGTGTGGAACTGAGTCCAACCGGGCACAAAATCCTTCTAGAGATAATTGTCAAGGGAAAAGCCCGCGAGATAGCAGAGGTCCCGTATATATTCAGGGAGAGGGAAAAGGGAAAGAGCAATTTAAAGATTGGAGAGGGGATAAACTATCTGAAGCACCTATATTGCCTGGCAAGGTCAGGTGGGACAATAAGGTTCATTAAGTTCTGCTTTGTCGGAGCCAGTGGGACATTTGTTTGTTTAGGACTGTTATCGCTCTTTACCGAGGTTGTCGGACTATTCTACATCATCTCCTCAGCCATCAGTTACGAAACATCGATCATAACCAATTTCGTATTAAATGACACTTGGACCTTCAGGGATAGGCGATCCCCCGGCATGAGAAAATTTTTATACCGCGGATTGAAATTCAACATGGTCAGCCTGGTTGGCTTGGGAATCCATATGGCAATACTCTGGTTCTTTACTGAAGTAGTCGGGCTATTCTATTTAATTTCCGCGATCTTTGCCATAGCAGGTGCAATGTTTTGGAACTTCTTCATTAATACCTTGTGGACATGGAGGGCCA